One Zonotrichia leucophrys gambelii isolate GWCS_2022_RI unplaced genomic scaffold, RI_Zleu_2.0 Scaffold_97_166073, whole genome shotgun sequence DNA window includes the following coding sequences:
- the ELOB gene encoding elongin-B yields the protein MDVFLMIRRHKTTIFTEAKESSTVLELKRIVQGILHRPPEEQRLYKDDQLLEDSKTLGDCGFTSQTARPQAPATVGLALRNGEESFEGLRIEPFSSPPELPDVMKPQESTGAATEPPLP from the exons ATG GACGTGTTTCTGATGATCCGGCGGCACAAAACCACGATTTTTACCGAGGCCAAGGAATCCTCGACCGTGTTGGAGCTGAAGAGAATCGTGCAGGGAATCCTGCACCGGCCGCCCGAGGAGCAGCGGCTCTACAAG gACGACCAGCTGCTGGAGGATTCCAAGACTTTGGGCGACTGCGGCTTCACGAGCCAGACGGCGCGGCCACAGGCGCCGGCCACCGTGGGGCTGGCGCTGCGCAACGGgg AGGAATCCTTCGAGGGGCTCCGCATCGAGCCGTTCTCGAGCCCCCCGGAGCTGCCGGATGTGATGAagccccaggagagcaccgggGCCGCCACCGAGCCCCCCCTGCCCTGA